The Microlunatus antarcticus genome window below encodes:
- a CDS encoding carbohydrate ABC transporter permease — MSDTKTLAPAPPRDAPAPRPPTARRSGSRRLEEITKILFVVPAGLAIVALFGYPVVKNVVMGFQDYGLKTFFTGKAPFVGLSNYVAVVSDDVFSKAVVNTALFTLGSILGQFVIGMLLALFFHQSFPLNGVLRALFLLPWLLPLIVGSAAWRAILEQDSGILNVTLQNLGVIDGPVPWLTSPSVALVSVILVNIWLGIPFNLTLLYSGLQAIPDELYEAGALDGATGWRAFWSITWPNLRAVVSVVLMLGVIYTLKVLDIILGLTQGGPANATQTIALQSYQRSFVEFKFGQGAALSNILIVISLAFAIIYLRVNRRQVDE, encoded by the coding sequence GTGTCGGACACGAAGACTCTCGCCCCCGCACCGCCCAGGGACGCACCGGCGCCTCGTCCTCCGACCGCTCGTCGGAGCGGCAGCCGGCGCCTCGAGGAGATCACCAAGATCCTCTTCGTGGTGCCGGCGGGCCTGGCGATCGTCGCCCTGTTCGGCTACCCGGTCGTCAAGAACGTGGTGATGGGCTTCCAGGACTACGGGCTCAAGACGTTCTTCACCGGCAAGGCCCCGTTCGTGGGGCTCAGCAACTACGTCGCCGTGGTGAGCGACGACGTCTTCTCGAAGGCCGTCGTCAACACCGCGCTCTTCACGCTGGGCTCGATCCTCGGCCAGTTCGTGATCGGGATGCTGCTCGCGCTGTTCTTCCACCAGAGCTTTCCGCTCAACGGGGTGCTGCGCGCGCTCTTCCTGCTGCCGTGGCTGCTGCCGCTGATCGTGGGCAGCGCCGCGTGGCGGGCGATCCTCGAGCAGGACAGCGGCATCCTCAACGTCACGCTGCAGAACCTCGGCGTCATCGACGGGCCGGTCCCGTGGCTCACGTCGCCCTCGGTGGCGCTGGTCTCCGTGATCCTGGTCAACATCTGGCTGGGCATCCCGTTCAACCTGACCCTGCTCTACAGCGGGCTGCAGGCCATCCCGGACGAGCTGTACGAGGCCGGGGCACTGGACGGCGCGACGGGCTGGCGGGCCTTCTGGTCGATCACCTGGCCCAACCTCAGGGCGGTGGTCAGCGTGGTGCTGATGCTCGGCGTGATCTACACCCTCAAGGTCCTGGACATCATCCTCGGCCTCACCCAGGGCGGGCCGGCCAACGCGACCCAGACCATCGCGCTGCAGTCCTACCAACGCTCCTTCGTGGAGTTCAAGTTCGGGCAGGGGGCCGCGCTGAGCAACATCCTGATCGTCATCTCGCTGGCCTTCGCGATCATCTACCTGCGCGTCAACCGGCGCCAGGTCGACGAGTAG
- a CDS encoding carbohydrate ABC transporter permease, giving the protein MSAIVSKGQARHARGPVRTAIAIVLLALLLFPVYWMLNISLQPSGNALSGTFFPTHPSLDGYRAAIADQGGHLVISLVIASGTVVLSLLVAAPCAYALAQFRFRWISWALLAILISQMIPSIVIANALYTAYERIGLLDSIPGLIVVNSASGIPFGILIMRSFMLGVPPSIVEAARVDGAGLVRAFLSIVVPISRNSLITAGLFAFLFAWSDFIYALTLTTKGQVVPVTLGIYTYLGAHIANWSAVMATAVLASLPAIVLLVVAQRYISAGATGGAVK; this is encoded by the coding sequence ATGTCCGCCATTGTGTCCAAGGGGCAAGCCCGGCACGCCCGCGGTCCCGTCCGGACCGCCATCGCGATCGTCCTGCTCGCGCTGCTGCTGTTCCCCGTCTACTGGATGCTGAACATCTCGCTGCAGCCGAGCGGCAACGCCCTGTCCGGCACCTTCTTCCCGACCCACCCGAGCCTCGACGGCTACCGGGCGGCGATCGCCGACCAGGGCGGCCACCTGGTGATCAGCCTGGTGATCGCCTCGGGGACGGTCGTGCTGTCCCTGCTGGTCGCCGCGCCCTGCGCGTACGCGCTCGCCCAGTTCCGGTTCCGCTGGATCAGCTGGGCCCTGCTCGCCATCCTGATCTCCCAGATGATCCCGAGCATCGTGATCGCCAACGCCCTCTACACCGCGTACGAGCGCATCGGGCTGCTGGACTCGATCCCGGGGCTGATCGTCGTGAACTCGGCGAGCGGGATCCCGTTCGGCATCTTGATCATGCGGTCGTTCATGCTCGGCGTGCCGCCCTCGATCGTCGAGGCGGCTCGCGTGGACGGGGCCGGCCTGGTCCGGGCGTTCCTGTCCATCGTGGTGCCGATCAGCCGCAACTCGCTGATCACCGCGGGGCTGTTCGCCTTCCTGTTCGCGTGGAGCGACTTCATCTACGCGCTCACGCTGACCACCAAGGGTCAGGTCGTGCCCGTCACCCTCGGGATCTACACCTACCTGGGCGCCCACATCGCCAACTGGAGCGCGGTGATGGCCACCGCCGTGCTCGCCTCCCTCCCGGCGATCGTCCTGCTGGTCGTCGCCCAGCGCTACATCTCCGCCGGCGCCACCGGCGGGGCCGTCAAGTAA
- a CDS encoding ThuA domain-containing protein, whose protein sequence is MSSSSTTKHLNVVVWGENRHEQIEPHVAAIYPDGMHATIAAGITENLGEDVSVTTVTLDDPEHGLTEEVLASTDVLVWWGHAAHAEVADEIVDRVHRHVLSGMGLLVLHSAHWSKIFGRLMGTTCTLRWRSEQDRELVWTVDATHPITQGVPNPIVIDAQEMYGETFDIPAPDELIFISSFSGGEVFRSGCTFRRGHGKIFFFSPGDQDFPVYHHRDVRRVIANGVRWAASDGERALPTLLRYETGEFFQGRSYAGAIESVEETPEPAGV, encoded by the coding sequence ATGTCGTCCAGCAGCACCACCAAGCACCTGAACGTCGTCGTCTGGGGGGAGAACCGGCACGAGCAGATCGAGCCCCACGTCGCCGCGATCTACCCCGACGGCATGCACGCCACCATCGCTGCCGGGATCACCGAGAACCTGGGGGAGGACGTCTCGGTCACGACGGTGACCCTCGACGACCCGGAGCACGGCCTGACCGAGGAGGTCCTCGCGAGCACCGACGTCCTGGTCTGGTGGGGGCACGCCGCGCACGCGGAGGTCGCCGACGAGATCGTCGACCGGGTGCACCGTCACGTGCTGTCCGGGATGGGCCTGCTCGTGCTGCACTCCGCGCACTGGTCCAAGATCTTCGGCAGGCTGATGGGGACGACCTGCACGCTCCGCTGGCGCAGCGAGCAGGACCGCGAGCTGGTCTGGACCGTCGACGCGACGCACCCGATCACGCAGGGCGTGCCCAATCCGATCGTCATCGACGCCCAGGAGATGTACGGCGAGACGTTCGACATCCCCGCGCCCGACGAGCTGATCTTCATCTCGTCGTTCAGCGGCGGCGAGGTGTTCCGCAGCGGCTGCACGTTCCGCCGGGGGCACGGCAAGATCTTCTTCTTCTCCCCGGGGGACCAGGACTTCCCCGTCTACCACCACCGCGACGTCCGCCGGGTCATCGCCAACGGCGTGCGGTGGGCCGCCAGCGACGGCGAGCGCGCCCTGCCGACGCTGCTCCGCTACGAGACGGGTGAGTTCTTCCAGGGCCGCAGCTACGCGGGCGCCATCGAGTCGGTCGAGGAGACGCCGGAGCCCGCGGGTGTCTGA
- a CDS encoding Gfo/Idh/MocA family protein encodes MSEPLRLVQVGAGGMGRTWLRALAANPDVRLVGLVDLDVDAARRAADEEGWPGVEVATMVEGLGSRPEAEALVNVTVPVAHHAVSTAALLGGLPVLSEKPLAESVAEGLSMVAVSEVAGRLLMVSQSRRYWRHLSAYRRQIAGLGRVGTVSCEFFKAPHFGGFREEMAYPLLVDMAIHQFDLARDLIGTEPVSVFCDSFNPSWSWFGGDAAANAVFEFEGGARFSFTGSWCSPGLETSWNGRWRVSADGGTALWDGDGEPVAEDADGSSLPVVVEDEPEQIAGSLAEFVAVLREGGVPSGEVHANVLSLAMVEAATRSAEAGRRVTIAEVLDAAYATAVEVEQNEAVRTQLLSWPSVHAVVGRR; translated from the coding sequence GTGTCTGAGCCGCTGCGTCTGGTCCAGGTCGGGGCGGGCGGGATGGGGCGTACGTGGCTGCGTGCCCTCGCCGCCAACCCGGACGTCCGGCTGGTCGGGCTGGTCGACCTCGACGTCGACGCCGCGCGACGGGCCGCCGACGAGGAGGGCTGGCCCGGGGTGGAGGTGGCGACCATGGTGGAGGGTCTCGGCTCGCGCCCCGAGGCCGAGGCCCTGGTCAACGTCACCGTCCCGGTGGCGCACCACGCGGTGAGCACCGCGGCCCTGCTCGGCGGCCTTCCCGTGCTCAGCGAGAAGCCGCTGGCCGAGTCGGTCGCCGAGGGCCTGTCGATGGTGGCCGTGTCGGAGGTGGCCGGCCGGCTGCTGATGGTGTCGCAGTCGCGGCGCTACTGGCGCCACCTGTCGGCCTACCGCCGCCAGATCGCGGGGCTCGGGCGGGTCGGCACGGTGAGCTGCGAGTTCTTCAAGGCCCCGCACTTCGGCGGCTTCCGCGAGGAGATGGCGTACCCGCTGCTCGTGGACATGGCGATCCACCAGTTCGACCTCGCACGCGACCTGATCGGCACCGAGCCGGTGTCGGTCTTCTGCGACAGCTTCAACCCGTCCTGGAGCTGGTTCGGCGGGGATGCCGCCGCGAACGCGGTGTTCGAGTTCGAGGGCGGCGCACGCTTCAGCTTCACCGGGAGCTGGTGCTCACCCGGGCTGGAGACCTCCTGGAACGGGCGCTGGCGGGTGAGCGCCGACGGCGGCACCGCCCTGTGGGACGGCGACGGCGAGCCGGTGGCCGAGGACGCCGACGGTTCGTCGCTGCCGGTCGTCGTCGAGGACGAGCCGGAGCAGATCGCCGGCTCGCTGGCCGAGTTCGTCGCCGTGCTGCGCGAGGGTGGCGTCCCCTCGGGCGAGGTGCACGCGAACGTGCTGAGCCTGGCCATGGTCGAGGCCGCCACCAGGTCGGCGGAGGCCGGCCGGCGGGTGACGATCGCCGAGGTGCTGGACGCGGCGTACGCGACCGCGGTCGAGGTGGAGCAGAACGAGGCCGTGCGTACGCAGCTGCTGTCCTGGCCGTCCGTGCACGCGGTGGTGGGGCGACGCTGA
- a CDS encoding MarR family winged helix-turn-helix transcriptional regulator — translation MSPDAPQPADGPSTALRLDDQLCFALYAATNAIVRSYRPLLKELGLTYPQYLVMMALWEEDEISLSDLAGRLDLPAHGLSPVIERLEQAHLLDRRRDEDDRRVFRAALTGAGRDLEQQAAIAQHRVRCDTELAPDELARLRTELHDLSARLTGHLG, via the coding sequence GTGTCCCCCGACGCCCCGCAGCCCGCCGACGGCCCCTCGACCGCCCTGCGCCTCGACGACCAGCTCTGCTTCGCGCTGTACGCCGCCACCAACGCGATCGTGCGCTCGTACCGCCCGCTGCTGAAGGAGCTCGGCCTCACCTACCCGCAGTACCTCGTGATGATGGCGCTGTGGGAGGAGGACGAGATCAGCCTGAGCGACCTCGCCGGCCGGCTCGACCTCCCGGCCCACGGGCTCAGCCCGGTGATCGAGCGGCTCGAGCAAGCCCACCTGCTCGACCGCCGCCGCGACGAGGACGACCGGCGCGTCTTCCGGGCCGCCCTCACGGGCGCCGGACGTGACCTCGAGCAGCAGGCCGCGATCGCCCAGCACCGCGTCCGCTGCGACACCGAGCTCGCGCCCGACGAGCTCGCCCGCCTGCGCACGGAGCTCCACGACCTCAGCGCCCGCCTGACCGGGCACCTGGGCTAG
- a CDS encoding MarR family winged helix-turn-helix transcriptional regulator, with protein sequence MIQSELDRGSSALALSAVIVAADTFRLAAAQHFGLALVDTHAISYLAEHGPMSQTELARLLGLTSAGVTGLVDRLEQTGNARRALDPQDRRRHRIELTDHAWEILAECREGLARTFDRLDPASVETVTCALTGLAAGLTEESRRFGS encoded by the coding sequence GTGATCCAAAGCGAGCTGGACCGCGGTTCCTCCGCGCTGGCCCTGTCCGCCGTCATCGTCGCCGCCGACACCTTCCGGCTTGCCGCCGCCCAGCACTTCGGGCTGGCCCTGGTCGACACGCACGCCATCAGCTACCTGGCCGAGCACGGGCCGATGTCGCAGACCGAGCTCGCCCGGCTCCTCGGGCTGACCAGCGCCGGCGTCACCGGGCTCGTCGACCGGCTCGAGCAGACCGGCAACGCCCGGCGGGCCCTCGACCCGCAGGACCGGCGTCGGCACCGGATCGAGCTCACCGACCACGCGTGGGAGATCCTCGCCGAGTGCCGCGAGGGGCTGGCCCGGACGTTCGACCGGCTCGACCCGGCGAGCGTCGAGACCGTCACCTGCGCCCTGACCGGGCTTGCGGCGGGCCTCACCGAGGAGAGCCGCCGGTTCGGCTCCTGA